The Mycetohabitans endofungorum genome contains a region encoding:
- the mltG gene encoding endolytic transglycosylase MltG — MSLFKKVLFATAAVATVAVVAACGAVWYWARTPLQITPSPLDVTIKPRSSLRSVAVQLRRGGVPVEPRLFVLMARVLGLSSQLKSGNYAFSTGVTPYGVLQKVARGDVNQYVVTIIEGWTFRRMRDEINAHPALRHDSAALSDAQLMRAILADIAPTDPRAAGTSPASPPARRMPALRGAPAQEPEGLFFPDTYLFDKNTSDLDIYRRAYQLMHLRVQQAWEGRALGLPYATPYDALKMASIVEKETGRAQDRPLVAAVLVNRLRLSMPLQTDPTVIYGLGTSYAGRLRKQDLQTDTPYNTYMRGGLPPTPIALPGNASLEAALHPAASSALYFVARGDGSSHFSDNLGDHNKAVDKYIRGQ, encoded by the coding sequence ATGTCCCTGTTCAAGAAAGTGCTGTTCGCCACGGCGGCGGTCGCGACAGTCGCCGTCGTCGCGGCGTGTGGCGCCGTTTGGTATTGGGCTCGCACGCCCCTTCAGATCACGCCTTCGCCACTTGATGTCACGATCAAGCCGCGCAGCAGCCTGCGCAGCGTCGCCGTCCAATTGCGCCGCGGCGGCGTGCCGGTCGAGCCGCGCTTGTTCGTGCTAATGGCCCGCGTGCTGGGCCTGTCCTCGCAATTGAAATCCGGCAATTACGCGTTCTCGACCGGGGTCACGCCATACGGCGTGTTGCAGAAGGTGGCGCGCGGCGACGTCAACCAATACGTCGTTACGATCATCGAGGGTTGGACGTTTCGCCGCATGCGCGACGAGATCAACGCGCACCCGGCGTTGCGCCATGATTCCGCCGCGCTCAGCGACGCGCAATTGATGCGCGCGATTCTGGCCGACATTGCACCCACCGACCCACGCGCGGCGGGCACGTCGCCGGCATCGCCGCCCGCACGCCGCATGCCGGCGCTGCGAGGCGCGCCTGCGCAGGAACCCGAGGGCCTGTTCTTCCCAGATACGTACCTGTTCGACAAGAACACCAGCGACCTAGACATTTACCGCCGTGCATACCAGTTGATGCATCTGCGGGTGCAGCAGGCATGGGAGGGCCGCGCGCTGGGGCTGCCCTATGCGACGCCCTACGATGCGCTGAAAATGGCCTCGATTGTCGAGAAGGAGACCGGCCGCGCGCAAGACCGGCCGCTGGTGGCTGCGGTACTTGTCAACCGATTGCGTCTGTCGATGCCATTGCAAACCGATCCGACTGTAATCTACGGGCTTGGCACATCGTACGCTGGCCGGTTGCGCAAGCAGGACTTGCAGACTGACACCCCGTACAATACCTATATGCGCGGCGGGCTTCCGCCCACGCCGATCGCGCTACCCGGCAACGCGTCGCTGGAAGCCGCGCTGCACCCGGCTGCCAGCAGCGCGTTGTATTTTGTCGCGCGCGGCGACGGCAGCAGTCATTTTTCCGACAATCTCGGCGATCACAACAAGGCCGTCGACAAGTACATCAGGGGCCAGTGA
- the tmk gene encoding dTMP kinase gives MMDITTSRHDGPRPRGKFITFEGIDGAGKTTHLTWFCDRLSERAARQGASVIVTREPGGTPLGETLREILLRQPMHLETETLLMFAARREHIAAVIEPTLARGDWVLSDRFTDATFAYQGGGRGLSIDKLQVLEHWVQAGLQPDRTVLFDVPTDTASARRGGARAPDKFESESNEFFAHTRAEYLRRAAQAPARFAIVDATCSIAEVREQLEAILLTL, from the coding sequence ATGATGGATATCACGACCAGCCGCCACGACGGGCCCCGGCCGCGCGGCAAATTCATTACGTTTGAAGGGATCGATGGCGCTGGCAAGACGACTCATCTGACGTGGTTTTGCGACCGGCTGTCCGAGCGCGCCGCGCGGCAGGGTGCCAGTGTCATCGTCACACGCGAGCCGGGTGGCACGCCGCTGGGCGAGACGCTGCGGGAAATCCTGTTGCGCCAACCGATGCATTTGGAAACGGAGACATTACTGATGTTTGCGGCGCGTCGCGAGCATATCGCCGCGGTGATCGAGCCGACGCTCGCCCGTGGCGACTGGGTGCTGTCCGATCGCTTCACGGATGCGACATTTGCCTACCAGGGCGGCGGGCGCGGCTTGTCGATCGACAAGCTGCAGGTGCTCGAGCACTGGGTGCAGGCCGGGCTGCAACCGGATCGCACCGTGCTGTTCGACGTGCCGACCGATACCGCCAGTGCAAGGCGTGGCGGGGCTCGCGCACCCGATAAGTTCGAGAGCGAGTCGAACGAATTCTTCGCGCACACCCGTGCCGAATACCTGCGCCGCGCCGCGCAGGCACCAGCGCGGTTTGCGATCGTCGATGCGACATGTTCGATCGCCGAAGTGCGCGAACAGCTCGAAGCTATTCTCCTCACTCTTTGA
- a CDS encoding type II toxin-antitoxin system death-on-curing family toxin has protein sequence MLSAEYVIAAHDNVLRAEGGLSGFSGGGPGAVDAALARIDNRLHYENEEMDDAFAIAAMYAVAIARAHAFNDGNKRTALICTLEFLRENGYVIPAASEQSEIHLAELMVGAAEGAIDHSLLRDYLVALYLFP, from the coding sequence ATGCTCAGCGCCGAATATGTGATTGCCGCTCACGACAATGTCTTGCGCGCCGAGGGCGGCCTGTCCGGATTCTCTGGCGGCGGCCCCGGTGCTGTGGATGCCGCATTGGCTCGCATTGACAACCGCCTCCATTACGAAAACGAAGAGATGGACGATGCGTTCGCGATCGCTGCAATGTATGCGGTCGCCATTGCGCGAGCCCATGCCTTTAATGACGGCAACAAGCGCACCGCTCTAATCTGCACGCTAGAATTTCTCAGGGAGAATGGCTATGTTATTCCCGCCGCCTCCGAGCAGAGCGAAATCCATCTGGCTGAGCTCATGGTGGGCGCAGCCGAAGGCGCGATTGACCACTCGCTGCTGCGCGACTACCTCGTCGCGCTCTACCTGTTCCCGTAG
- a CDS encoding helix-turn-helix domain-containing protein, with the protein MEIRPIHTEQDYSEALKAIAALVDADPAPNTPEGDQLEILSTLVENYEAKHFPLELPDPIEAIKFRMEQGNLSVADMQPYLGSTSRVYEVLNRTRNLSLNMIRRLHHGLHIPAEALIGKPG; encoded by the coding sequence ATGGAAATTCGTCCGATTCACACTGAGCAGGATTATAGCGAAGCGCTGAAAGCTATTGCCGCGCTGGTGGATGCTGATCCGGCGCCCAACACCCCGGAAGGCGACCAGTTGGAAATTTTATCGACCTTGGTCGAGAACTACGAGGCCAAGCACTTTCCGCTGGAATTGCCGGATCCGATTGAGGCGATCAAATTTCGCATGGAACAAGGCAATTTGTCAGTGGCCGACATGCAACCTTACTTGGGTAGTACAAGTCGAGTGTATGAAGTGCTAAACCGTACTCGCAACCTTAGTCTGAACATGATTAGGCGCTTGCATCACGGGCTACACATTCCTGCTGAAGCACTGATTGGAAAGCCCGGTTGA
- a CDS encoding BrnA antitoxin family protein — protein sequence MPKLKVGHISPTPEEDAAINTGIAADPETREWTDEDFAQAKPASEVLPSKVYAALVAKRPRGRPKAEETKVFTAIRLDADLVEAFKATGKGWQTRVNAALRQYLAEHPLAH from the coding sequence ATGCCGAAACTTAAAGTCGGGCACATTAGCCCCACCCCGGAAGAAGACGCTGCCATCAACACGGGCATCGCGGCTGACCCGGAGACCCGTGAGTGGACCGATGAGGATTTTGCCCAGGCGAAACCCGCAAGTGAGGTCTTACCGTCTAAAGTATATGCCGCACTGGTCGCCAAGCGCCCTCGCGGTCGCCCGAAGGCGGAAGAGACCAAGGTATTTACAGCCATACGCCTGGACGCTGACCTAGTGGAGGCGTTCAAGGCTACCGGGAAAGGCTGGCAAACTCGCGTAAATGCGGCCCTGCGCCAGTACTTGGCCGAGCACCCGCTTGCTCACTGA
- a CDS encoding BrnT family toxin, translating into MNYEFDPTKDDSNLDKHGLSLADAEFFEWETAVVRGDTRKEYAEQRFEATGYIGDRLHVLIYCFRGDVIRVISLRKANKREEKRYAET; encoded by the coding sequence ATGAACTACGAATTCGACCCAACCAAAGATGACAGCAATCTTGATAAGCATGGGTTGTCGCTCGCTGATGCCGAGTTCTTTGAGTGGGAAACGGCCGTAGTTCGTGGGGACACACGCAAGGAGTACGCCGAGCAACGATTCGAAGCAACGGGCTACATCGGTGACCGCTTGCATGTGCTGATCTACTGCTTTCGCGGTGATGTCATCCGTGTTATCAGTCTGCGCAAGGCCAACAAGCGTGAGGAAAAGCGATATGCCGAAACTTAA
- a CDS encoding lysis system i-spanin subunit Rz: protein MLKAKRFGIGTHLNETEHDSCVFIAMLIKPSCSLVAAVIAAMLSGVGVSIYYRVRLAHAHAEAAAVRERHALDLKAISDATLAAERKAAENRQAAAQRIEALDAQLTKERQAHETDSHRYRAALAVGAERLRVAVANYPTRGDDLSGTAGTASVGDGATAYADLDAAVAERVFAVAADDQREIDKLRALQRYVCAVRSETAGCK from the coding sequence ATGCTCAAAGCGAAACGTTTCGGAATCGGAACCCATTTAAATGAAACTGAACATGACAGTTGCGTTTTCATTGCCATGCTGATCAAACCTTCCTGCTCGCTTGTTGCGGCTGTCATCGCTGCCATGCTCTCGGGTGTCGGTGTGTCAATTTACTACCGTGTTCGCCTCGCGCACGCGCATGCCGAAGCCGCAGCTGTTCGCGAGCGACACGCCCTTGACTTAAAAGCCATTTCCGATGCTACATTGGCCGCTGAGCGCAAGGCAGCGGAGAACCGCCAAGCCGCAGCACAAAGGATCGAAGCCCTGGATGCCCAACTGACAAAGGAACGCCAAGCCCATGAAACCGACAGCCATCGTTACCGTGCTGCTCTTGCCGTTGGTGCTGAGCGGCTGCGTGTCGCCGTCGCAAACTATCCAACCCGTGGCGACGATCTGTCCGGAACTGCCGGCACCGCCAGCGTGGGCGATGGAGCCACCGCCTACGCAGACCTCGACGCAGCGGTTGCAGAGCGCGTTTTCGCCGTCGCGGCCGACGACCAGCGAGAAATAGACAAGCTTCGCGCGCTCCAGCGTTACGTGTGTGCGGTGCGATCGGAGACGGCTGGATGCAAGTGA
- a CDS encoding F-box protein, whose product MDFDLNSTLNNTQVAIYAMDKHANQQAPAAPSIGIKRSVSITPDTPAKRLEAYPALPTEVVLQIADHLSLDDIPAFSLVNKRTYYLMEERRWAWRCYQQAAHVYDLASLQQLINDIERIQAEPYLRAEPIAALWQRSQSLGLSRVQKTEAFKQLFAAADRLPKQGLILQKKMLASLIYIMASERSKVFNFAYEIAARRQPDQENFWPELANALVFIWTPSRYFEKYEMLLCRLPYLNMSQKAELIPVLARRLRSDHRIDPDGSKALSTYAILQQQILSLPPSQQGASIGALAAAIQELPEAARAVLYTEMRQLALSLSDEQLGAALRYLPVGLAELPREQHAHELQLLEPALLRVLPAQRVQVAISLLGCTYKLDDALSKQVWQRALSLLDGNSTAELLKVLSEVSYVLRTSKGQDAVNEITAFMDRNHFTEQTRVTVLEHLLRIRNDYVA is encoded by the coding sequence ATGGACTTTGATTTAAACTCCACTTTAAACAACACTCAAGTGGCCATTTATGCAATGGACAAGCACGCCAACCAGCAGGCTCCAGCTGCGCCATCTATAGGCATTAAACGATCGGTAAGCATCACACCCGACACACCGGCAAAAAGGCTTGAAGCTTACCCCGCGCTGCCGACCGAAGTCGTTTTACAGATTGCTGACCACTTATCGCTCGACGATATCCCCGCCTTTTCACTGGTAAATAAGCGCACTTATTATTTAATGGAAGAGCGGCGGTGGGCTTGGCGCTGCTACCAGCAAGCGGCTCACGTCTACGATCTCGCGTCGCTACAGCAGTTAATCAATGACATCGAGCGTATTCAAGCTGAACCATATCTACGGGCCGAGCCTATCGCAGCACTTTGGCAACGATCGCAATCATTGGGGCTATCCAGAGTGCAAAAAACCGAGGCGTTTAAGCAACTGTTTGCGGCGGCCGACCGCCTTCCAAAACAGGGCCTTATTTTACAAAAAAAGATGCTTGCTTCATTGATTTACATCATGGCTAGCGAGCGGTCCAAAGTATTTAATTTTGCTTATGAAATAGCTGCACGGCGTCAACCCGATCAAGAAAATTTTTGGCCTGAGTTGGCCAACGCGCTTGTTTTTATATGGACGCCGTCTCGGTACTTTGAAAAATATGAAATGTTGCTCTGCCGGCTACCATACCTGAATATGTCTCAAAAAGCTGAGCTAATTCCTGTATTGGCTAGACGACTGCGATCCGACCATCGGATTGACCCTGACGGGAGCAAGGCTCTCTCAACCTATGCAATACTACAGCAACAAATTTTATCTCTGCCTCCGTCACAGCAAGGCGCATCGATCGGCGCGCTGGCCGCCGCTATACAAGAATTGCCCGAAGCAGCGCGTGCAGTACTGTACACAGAAATGAGACAGCTGGCACTATCGCTTTCGGACGAGCAGCTGGGAGCTGCACTGCGCTATCTTCCAGTCGGGTTGGCTGAGTTGCCGCGCGAGCAACACGCGCACGAACTTCAGTTACTGGAGCCGGCGTTGCTGCGTGTGCTGCCGGCGCAGCGCGTGCAGGTCGCAATCAGCCTGCTCGGGTGTACCTATAAGCTGGACGATGCGCTCTCAAAGCAAGTGTGGCAGCGCGCGTTGAGCCTGCTTGACGGCAACAGCACAGCAGAACTGTTGAAGGTACTTAGCGAGGTAAGCTATGTGCTGAGAACTTCAAAAGGGCAAGATGCAGTCAACGAAATTACGGCTTTTATGGACCGTAACCATTTCACTGAGCAGACACGTGTAACGGTACTCGAGCATTTATTGCGGATACGCAACGATTACGTAGCGTAG
- a CDS encoding DUF1073 domain-containing protein: MLATLNPDGVTPGSYKGIRQIDPYWVVPELNSTAITDPTSLHFYEPTYWRINGKPIHHSHLIILRTGEVPDVLKPTYYYGGVPVPQKIFERVYASERTANEAPLLAMSKRSTVIHMDVESAVANQAKFEQRMATWAHYRDNHGIKVVGTEEQIEQFDTALADFDAVIMTQYQLVAAAANVPATKLLGTSPKGFNATGEFEEASYHEELESIQAHDLTPLLDRHHLLVIRSEIAPRFGVVPFETTVAWNPLDSMTAKERAEVNKMEAETGAILVQCGAIDGIDERRRITQDPTSGYTGIEEAMPADPPDKAGDELPEDDDGT; the protein is encoded by the coding sequence GTGTTAGCGACTCTTAATCCAGACGGCGTGACACCAGGCAGCTATAAGGGCATCCGGCAAATCGACCCATACTGGGTGGTGCCAGAATTGAACTCGACGGCTATAACCGACCCGACAAGCCTGCACTTTTACGAGCCGACTTACTGGCGCATCAATGGCAAGCCGATCCATCATTCGCATCTGATTATCTTGCGCACTGGCGAAGTTCCGGATGTATTGAAACCGACTTACTACTACGGTGGCGTGCCGGTGCCGCAGAAGATTTTCGAGCGCGTCTATGCTTCCGAGCGCACGGCCAACGAGGCTCCGTTGCTCGCGATGTCCAAGCGCAGTACGGTCATTCACATGGACGTGGAAAGTGCTGTCGCCAATCAGGCAAAGTTTGAGCAGCGGATGGCGACCTGGGCTCACTATCGCGACAACCACGGCATCAAGGTTGTTGGCACGGAAGAGCAAATCGAGCAGTTCGACACCGCGCTAGCGGACTTCGATGCGGTCATCATGACGCAGTATCAGCTTGTCGCGGCGGCGGCGAACGTGCCGGCCACCAAGCTGCTTGGCACATCGCCCAAGGGTTTTAACGCAACGGGCGAGTTCGAAGAAGCGAGTTACCACGAAGAACTGGAAAGCATTCAGGCGCATGACCTGACGCCTCTGCTGGATCGTCATCACTTGCTGGTCATCCGCTCGGAGATTGCGCCGAGGTTTGGCGTCGTGCCATTTGAGACGACGGTGGCATGGAACCCGCTGGATTCGATGACGGCAAAGGAGCGCGCCGAAGTCAACAAGATGGAAGCGGAAACCGGTGCCATTCTGGTGCAGTGCGGGGCCATCGACGGCATCGATGAACGCCGCCGAATCACCCAGGACCCCACCAGTGGCTACACCGGCATAGAGGAAGCCATGCCGGCTGACCCGCCTGATAAGGCGGGTGATGAATTGCCTGAGGATGACGATGGCACGTAA
- a CDS encoding type II toxin-antitoxin system HigB family toxin, which produces MKALLAWHEEARSTIWTSTQDTKERYASVSFVGRNRVVFNIKGNAYRLIVAVAYRLGVVYIKFVGTHAEYDKIDALAVELE; this is translated from the coding sequence ATGAAAGCATTGTTGGCATGGCATGAAGAGGCCCGTAGCACCATATGGACATCGACGCAAGATACCAAGGAACGTTACGCGTCAGTCAGCTTCGTTGGACGTAACCGGGTTGTGTTCAACATCAAAGGAAACGCTTATCGTCTGATTGTGGCCGTCGCCTACCGCCTAGGCGTGGTTTACATCAAATTTGTCGGTACTCACGCCGAATACGACAAAATCGATGCCTTAGCGGTGGAACTGGAGTAA